A single window of Sphingobacterium sp. ML3W DNA harbors:
- a CDS encoding alanine racemase — MSYITINSAKLLHNFTFLDKLFSRNHIDWAIVGKLLCGNEKFLNVLLEITNKDVCDSRLSNLKTIKKLSPTTQTIYIKPPAQRLAKSIVEFADVSFNTELNTIKALSEEAVKQQKIHKIVIMVEMGELREGIMAKNLPQFYGDILQYPNIEIVGIGTNLNCLNGILPDEKKLFKLNRYKEIVEETYGIKISYISAGSSVTIPLIFRNQIPDGINHFRVGETLFFGTDVYQDSLISGMYQDVFRLTVEIIEIIEKPMIPAGDVGTNLTGETPQYDAKDLGKKSTRAIVDIGLLDIDPKNITPLLQGIEIIGASSDMLILDLGSNTSKFKVGDTLDFNMDYMAVLRAMNSDYVDKKVERTFSPRELKILEFKN; from the coding sequence ATGTCATATATCACCATAAATTCTGCTAAACTTCTTCATAATTTCACTTTTCTAGATAAACTTTTCAGCCGTAATCATATTGATTGGGCTATTGTAGGAAAACTATTGTGTGGAAATGAGAAATTTCTGAATGTTTTATTGGAAATAACAAACAAAGATGTTTGCGATTCGCGATTAAGTAATTTGAAAACGATCAAAAAACTATCGCCTACAACGCAAACCATTTACATAAAACCTCCAGCCCAAAGACTTGCAAAAAGTATTGTAGAATTTGCGGATGTAAGTTTTAATACAGAACTTAACACCATCAAAGCCCTTTCCGAGGAAGCTGTAAAACAGCAAAAAATTCACAAAATCGTTATAATGGTAGAAATGGGTGAACTTCGAGAGGGAATTATGGCTAAAAATCTACCTCAGTTTTATGGAGATATTTTACAATATCCCAATATTGAAATCGTAGGGATAGGCACCAATCTGAATTGCCTTAACGGAATACTTCCGGATGAGAAAAAACTGTTTAAGCTCAATCGTTACAAAGAAATCGTTGAAGAAACATATGGAATAAAAATATCTTATATTTCAGCAGGCTCATCGGTTACGATTCCTTTAATTTTCAGGAATCAGATTCCTGATGGGATCAATCATTTTAGGGTTGGAGAAACCTTATTTTTCGGAACTGATGTGTATCAGGACTCTCTGATCAGCGGAATGTATCAGGATGTCTTCAGACTTACGGTAGAAATTATTGAGATTATAGAAAAACCAATGATTCCAGCTGGCGATGTGGGAACCAACCTCACAGGGGAAACCCCTCAATATGACGCGAAAGATCTGGGTAAAAAATCAACGAGAGCAATCGTAGATATTGGATTGCTGGATATTGACCCCAAAAATATAACGCCCTTGCTTCAGGGAATAGAAATTATCGGTGCCAGTTCAGATATGCTTATTTTAGACTTGGGATCGAACACTTCCAAATTTAAAGTTGGCGACACACTGGATTTCAACATGGATTATATGGCCGTATTACGTGCTATGAATTCAGATTATGTTGACAAGAAAGTTGAGAGAACCTTTTCTCCGAGAGAACTGAAAATTTTAGAATTTAAAAATTAA
- the kdsA gene encoding 3-deoxy-8-phosphooctulonate synthase, translating into MINTVLPQIKNGDSTNFFLMAGPCAIEGEEIALRIAEKIVTITDRLNIPYIFKGSYRKANRSRVDSFTGIGDEKALRILEKVGKTFGIPTVTDIHESHEAALAAAYVDVLQIPAFLCRQTELLVAAAQTGKVVNIKKGQFLNAASMKFAVDKVIESGNTNVLLTDRGNTFGYQDLIVDFRGIPEMKGFGVPTIMDCTHSLQQPNQTSGVTGGKPELIETIAKAAIAVGADGLFIETHPNPAQAKSDGANMLHLDYLEDLMEKLVRVRQAIL; encoded by the coding sequence ATGATAAATACAGTACTACCTCAAATTAAAAATGGAGATTCTACGAATTTCTTTTTAATGGCAGGGCCATGTGCGATAGAGGGAGAGGAAATCGCTTTACGTATCGCCGAGAAAATCGTAACTATTACAGATAGATTAAATATTCCTTATATATTTAAAGGCTCTTATCGTAAGGCTAATCGTTCACGTGTAGATTCTTTTACGGGTATAGGGGATGAGAAAGCATTACGTATTCTAGAGAAGGTTGGTAAAACATTTGGAATTCCTACGGTAACGGATATCCATGAAAGTCACGAAGCAGCTTTAGCAGCAGCTTATGTAGATGTTTTGCAGATTCCAGCATTTTTATGTCGTCAAACTGAACTGCTTGTTGCTGCTGCGCAGACAGGTAAAGTGGTTAACATTAAAAAGGGGCAGTTTTTAAATGCAGCTTCGATGAAGTTTGCTGTAGATAAGGTTATTGAATCTGGCAATACGAATGTTTTGTTGACAGATCGCGGTAATACTTTTGGCTATCAAGATCTAATTGTTGATTTCCGTGGTATACCTGAGATGAAAGGTTTTGGAGTACCTACAATCATGGATTGTACGCATTCGTTACAACAGCCTAATCAAACATCAGGTGTAACAGGAGGTAAACCCGAGTTAATTGAAACAATTGCTAAGGCTGCCATTGCAGTAGGAGCTGATGGTTTATTCATTGAAACACATCCAAACCCTGCACAAGCGAAATCTGACGGAGCTAATATGCTTCATTTGGATTATTTGGAAGATTTAATGGAGAAGTTAGTTCGTGTGAGACAAGCTATTCTTTAA
- a CDS encoding SGNH/GDSL hydrolase family protein → MKLNLFFTFAGLVIAVNSFAQQTIKWNNPLESKVIQGRVHSAELPNYYRLPEDLKSQVRSPVWSLGTNSAGLYIDFQTDAEAISVRYKVNGAMNMPHMPTTGVSGVDLYAQDEKGAWNWAYGNYNFADTVTYQYKALGENTNFTYRLYLPLYNTVEWLEIGVAANKQFEFVAGKGNPIVVYGTSIAQGACATRPGLAWTNILGREITNPVINVAFSGNGRLEQPIIDHINQVDAAVFILDCIPNLALTNDRTAEQLDSLLANAVSEIRKKHPVTPIIITEHSSGFNNAIFNLDKNEEYKKSSAVASAFVNRTKKTGDKQVYLLTNKDIGLDINSTVDYAHPNDIGMKKIADAYQKLIHKIVKR, encoded by the coding sequence ATGAAATTAAATTTATTTTTCACTTTCGCGGGACTTGTTATTGCTGTAAACTCTTTTGCGCAACAAACTATCAAATGGAATAATCCACTTGAGAGCAAGGTAATCCAGGGACGAGTCCATTCAGCAGAGTTGCCCAATTATTACCGCTTGCCTGAGGATCTAAAAAGTCAGGTGCGATCTCCTGTATGGAGCTTAGGTACCAATAGTGCCGGATTGTATATCGACTTTCAGACCGATGCAGAGGCCATTTCGGTGCGCTATAAAGTAAATGGAGCTATGAATATGCCGCATATGCCGACTACTGGTGTAAGCGGTGTAGATCTGTATGCACAGGATGAAAAGGGAGCTTGGAATTGGGCCTATGGTAACTATAATTTTGCAGATACGGTGACCTATCAATACAAGGCATTGGGTGAGAATACTAATTTCACTTACCGATTATATCTGCCTTTGTATAATACCGTTGAATGGCTAGAAATTGGAGTTGCTGCCAATAAGCAGTTTGAATTTGTTGCAGGAAAAGGAAATCCTATCGTGGTTTATGGGACATCAATCGCGCAAGGAGCTTGTGCGACGCGCCCCGGTTTGGCTTGGACCAATATCTTAGGCAGAGAAATTACCAACCCCGTTATTAACGTTGCATTTTCAGGAAATGGGCGATTGGAGCAACCTATTATTGATCATATTAATCAGGTTGATGCAGCAGTTTTTATTTTGGATTGTATTCCTAATTTGGCCTTAACGAATGATCGAACTGCAGAGCAATTGGACTCATTATTAGCCAATGCTGTCTCTGAAATTAGGAAAAAGCATCCAGTAACACCCATCATCATAACAGAGCATAGCTCGGGCTTCAACAATGCGATTTTTAATTTAGATAAAAACGAAGAATATAAAAAGAGTAGTGCTGTGGCAAGTGCATTTGTAAACCGAACAAAAAAAACGGGAGATAAGCAGGTGTATTTATTGACGAATAAGGATATTGGTTTAGACATTAATTCTACTGTTGATTATGCCCACCCTAATGATATTGGGATGAAAAAAATAGCCGATGCTTACCAGAAATTAATTCATAAAATAGTGAAGCGGTAA
- a CDS encoding GNAT family N-acetyltransferase encodes MITLHTYTEQKIADEQQRQEIIAFLFHHLEQYGDPKSDIEKAINYAMGEDNKPGGILLTAIDDSTGALAGVLVINKTGMHTYIPENILVYIATDKNLRGKGIGKKLMQHAIEISNGDIALHCEPDNPAKHLYEKLGFTSKYLEMRLKK; translated from the coding sequence ATGATTACATTACATACCTATACAGAACAAAAAATAGCTGATGAACAGCAAAGACAAGAAATCATTGCGTTTCTTTTCCATCATCTGGAACAATATGGAGATCCAAAATCTGATATAGAAAAAGCCATCAACTATGCTATGGGCGAAGATAATAAGCCGGGTGGAATTTTATTGACTGCAATAGATGACAGTACCGGTGCATTGGCAGGGGTTTTGGTCATCAATAAAACAGGAATGCACACCTATATACCGGAAAATATTCTGGTATATATTGCCACCGACAAGAATCTCCGCGGAAAAGGGATCGGCAAAAAACTCATGCAACATGCTATTGAAATTTCAAATGGAGATATCGCACTCCATTGTGAACCGGATAATCCGGCAAAGCATTTGTATGAAAAACTGGGATTTACCAGTAAATATCTTGAAATGCGGTTAAAAAAATAA
- a CDS encoding NAD(P)H-dependent oxidoreductase, whose translation MNILIVYCHPSENSYTFQVLNQVKNMLMEQNCSLEVSDLYANNFQSNLTENEYRREGAANTELPISKDVVEEHRKIENADRIIFIYPVWWSDCPAMMKGWFDRVYSVGYAYGQKADLPKMKIIKYGAIICTAGHANEFLNEIGIAQSMQSVMLDDRLGKRYEQKEMLILGGTLEIENVREKHKEQIKKLLVNLINCCG comes from the coding sequence ATGAATATTTTAATTGTTTACTGTCACCCAAGTGAAAACTCTTATACTTTTCAGGTATTAAACCAAGTGAAAAATATGTTGATGGAACAAAACTGTAGCCTTGAAGTTTCTGATTTGTATGCCAACAATTTTCAAAGTAATTTGACAGAAAATGAATACCGTAGAGAAGGAGCTGCAAATACTGAATTGCCAATTTCGAAAGATGTGGTTGAAGAACATAGAAAAATAGAAAATGCTGACCGTATTATTTTTATTTATCCGGTCTGGTGGAGTGACTGTCCGGCAATGATGAAAGGTTGGTTTGATAGAGTGTATTCAGTAGGCTATGCTTATGGACAAAAGGCAGACTTACCCAAAATGAAAATTATTAAATATGGAGCCATAATTTGTACAGCAGGACATGCTAACGAGTTTTTAAATGAAATCGGCATTGCTCAGAGCATGCAAAGTGTCATGCTTGATGACAGGCTAGGGAAACGTTATGAACAGAAGGAAATGCTTATACTTGGGGGAACATTAGAAATTGAAAATGTAAGAGAAAAGCATAAAGAACAAATTAAAAAGTTATTGGTCAATTTGATAAACTGTTGTGGATAA
- a CDS encoding NAD(P)/FAD-dependent oxidoreductase: MNEDPIIIIGAGPAGLMAAQQLATKGYHVHIYEKNKAAARKFLVAGHGGFNLTHNEPIDTFVEKYDAHEIQCIVRSFDNCATVAWLSSIGISTYVGSSGKIFPKKNIKPIQVLQAWLDHLKHLGVSIHYGHRLIDFDTKSITYSHNDITIHQNYQKLILALGGGSWQKTGSDAAWVPLLESKNIRINPLQSANSGYNTRDNWKSLEGQVLKNIQVSFNGSKKLGELVFTTYGIEGSPLYYLNRYTRPFDFPLDIQIDLKPNMAINTILKQLQSGGNVSSLLKNNLKLSTTAIALLKKLDKSTFTDPQALARAIKSYSIPVTGLRPIDEVISTAGGIPFTELNENLAFHQFQQVYCAGEMIDWEAPTGGYLLQACFSTGMWVAQAICNQDRS; the protein is encoded by the coding sequence ATGAACGAAGATCCTATTATTATCATTGGAGCTGGTCCAGCGGGATTAATGGCAGCACAGCAGTTGGCCACTAAAGGCTATCATGTACACATCTATGAAAAAAATAAAGCCGCTGCCAGAAAGTTTTTGGTCGCTGGGCATGGTGGTTTTAACCTCACACATAACGAACCGATAGATACCTTCGTTGAAAAATATGATGCGCATGAGATACAATGTATCGTTCGTTCTTTTGACAACTGCGCAACGGTCGCATGGCTTTCTTCTATAGGAATATCTACATACGTGGGTAGTTCAGGAAAAATATTTCCTAAAAAAAACATCAAACCCATCCAAGTATTACAAGCATGGCTCGATCATCTCAAACATTTGGGAGTGTCCATACACTATGGACATCGTTTGATTGATTTTGATACAAAATCAATCACTTACAGCCACAATGACATCACAATACACCAAAATTACCAAAAACTCATATTGGCTTTAGGGGGTGGATCATGGCAAAAAACAGGGTCAGATGCGGCATGGGTACCACTATTGGAGTCCAAAAACATCCGCATAAATCCCCTTCAATCAGCCAATTCAGGATACAACACAAGAGATAACTGGAAAAGTTTAGAAGGACAGGTTTTAAAAAACATACAGGTTTCATTTAATGGTTCCAAAAAATTAGGAGAACTGGTATTTACCACATATGGTATTGAAGGAAGTCCGCTGTACTACTTGAATCGCTACACAAGACCTTTTGACTTTCCACTAGATATCCAAATTGATTTAAAACCCAATATGGCAATAAATACTATTTTAAAACAACTTCAATCTGGTGGAAATGTTAGTTCGCTATTAAAAAATAACCTCAAACTATCAACCACAGCAATAGCACTTTTAAAAAAATTGGATAAATCAACATTTACAGATCCACAAGCCTTAGCGCGTGCCATAAAAAGCTATTCCATCCCGGTTACTGGACTTCGACCTATTGATGAGGTTATTTCTACTGCAGGTGGAATACCATTTACAGAACTAAACGAAAATCTTGCATTTCATCAATTTCAACAGGTATATTGTGCAGGTGAGATGATCGATTGGGAGGCTCCTACAGGTGGGTACTTGCTACAAGCTTGTTTTAGTACCGGAATGTGGGTAGCACAAGCAATTTGCAATCAAGATCGCTCCTGA
- a CDS encoding helix-turn-helix domain-containing protein: MLNQDIQILTLNKLNTHISLRSELGILTMDNFLEKVNKNGNFKNKFYAVFLFTDCKGSLKIDNQCYDLIPHQFFFLNYNQVFSFQDTESCKGYVLLFTKSFYNYIYTGNKMINSDTALVEMSPYIILKNESRKDQWQSFEELKKEYQSEKILFKEVICLLLKVFVLKYIRYSHKTSHLNTQSDRKKTLVDHFNNLVNINFKELKTTSTYAKKLNITPNYLNAIIKESLDISAGKIIKNRVILEAERLLLHTTLSVTEISYELGFSDKSHFGKYFKAEKEYSPNQYRKANTG, encoded by the coding sequence ATGTTGAATCAAGATATTCAAATTCTAACGTTAAATAAGCTGAACACCCATATCAGTCTACGGTCTGAACTGGGAATACTGACTATGGATAATTTTTTAGAAAAAGTGAACAAAAATGGAAATTTCAAAAATAAATTTTATGCTGTTTTCCTTTTCACTGATTGCAAAGGTTCTTTAAAAATTGATAATCAGTGCTATGATCTAATTCCACATCAGTTCTTTTTTCTCAATTACAATCAGGTTTTTAGTTTTCAGGATACCGAATCCTGCAAAGGTTATGTTCTATTGTTTACAAAGTCATTCTACAACTACATCTATACTGGAAACAAGATGATAAACAGTGATACTGCACTAGTAGAGATGTCGCCTTACATCATCCTAAAAAATGAAAGTAGAAAAGACCAATGGCAAAGTTTTGAAGAGCTAAAAAAAGAATACCAGTCAGAGAAAATTCTATTTAAAGAAGTAATCTGTCTGTTGCTGAAAGTTTTCGTTTTAAAATACATTCGCTACTCTCACAAAACGTCTCATCTCAATACCCAATCCGATCGAAAAAAAACGCTAGTTGATCATTTTAATAATCTTGTCAATATTAATTTTAAAGAACTAAAAACCACTTCTACCTATGCCAAAAAATTAAACATCACCCCTAATTATCTCAATGCCATCATCAAGGAAAGTCTGGATATCTCAGCTGGAAAGATCATTAAAAATCGTGTCATCCTAGAAGCAGAAAGGCTTTTATTACACACTACCCTTTCCGTTACAGAAATTTCCTACGAGCTAGGTTTTAGCGATAAATCTCATTTTGGAAAGTACTTTAAGGCTGAGAAGGAATATTCCCCAAATCAATATCGAAAAGCAAATACAGGATGA